A genomic window from Triticum urartu cultivar G1812 chromosome 7, Tu2.1, whole genome shotgun sequence includes:
- the LOC125522035 gene encoding uncharacterized protein LOC125522035, giving the protein MMLDKGSLDLVLVPCGLLIMFGYHLILLYRILRHPAATVIGYENHNKLAWVRRMAQAAPEETGLALSVISSSIAASTNLASLSIALGSLIGAWVSSTSKVFMTELVYGDNSQATAAVKYISLLVCFLVSFTCFIHSARYYVQASFLVTTLDSDVPASYMQHAVIRGGNFWSMGLRALYFATTLLMWIFGPIPMFVCSVFMVVILHMLDSNSLPLHQYQFTVRKRPDQGALASILATSQPSPRNAIINNPILSPVTFFS; this is encoded by the exons ATGATGCTCGACAAGGGCTCCCTGGACCTGGTGCTGGTGCCGTGCGGCCTGCTCATCATGTTCGGCTACCACCTCATCCTCCTCTACCGGATCCTCCGGCATCCGGCCGCCACCGTCATCGGCTACGAGAATCACAACAAGCTGGCGTGGGTTCGCCGCATGGCCCAG GCGGCTCCGGAGGAGACCGGGCTGGCGCTGAGCGTGATCTCCAGCAGTATCGCAGCGTCCACGAACCTGGCCTCGCTGTCCATCGCGCTGGGCTCGCTCATCGGCGCCTGGGTCAGCAGCACAAGCAAGGTGTTCATGACGGAGCTCGTCTACGGCGACAACAGCCAGGCGACGGCGGCGGTCAAGTACATCTCCCTCCTCGTCTGCTTTCTGGTGTCCTTCACTTGCTTCATCCACTCCGCAAG GTACTACGTCCAAGCCAGCTTCCTGGTGACCACGCTGGACTCGGACGTCCCGGCGAGCTACATGCAGCATGCGGTGATCCGGGGCGGCAACTTCTGGTCCATGGGGCTCCGAGCACTCTACTTCGCAACGACGCTGCTGATGTGGATATTCGGGCCGATACCGATGTTCGTCTGCTCAGTGTTCATGGTGGTCATCCTACACATGCTGGACAGCAACTCCCTGCCACTGCACCAGTACCAGTTTACAGTCAGGAAACGGCCTGATCAGGGGGCTCTGGCTTCTATTCTAGCTACAAGCCAACCAAGTCCTCGAAATGCGATTATCAACAACCCGATATTATCGCCTGTAACATTCTTCAGTTGA